The sequence GAATCCTCTTGTACCACTCGTCCACTCCGGTTCCTCCGCGCCGCCCACACCCACCTGGCGACTGCTCGCTACGTTCTGTCAGCCGCTCTCGGTTCCAGCGCAAGATGCTTGCCTTCGACTCACACATGCGTTGGGGTAAGTACAAGAACGACATCCGCAAAATCGCGCCCGATCACGTGGTTTGCAGCCATCAATCCCTCGTCGAGCAGTGGATGCGCGGTATACGTGTCGCGAATCGCGCATTGCCTGGCATGCGTTACAGCAAGGCCAGCTGCCCCACCGCATTGCGTACGTGTTTCTTGGTCATCCGCACCACCGAGCGATGGATCGTCATGCCTTCGATCAAGGCATCGATGGCACTGGCAGCGGGTTTGGAAAAATGCAACTCCAGCGCCGCGCGGCTGCGTGCCATCCACTGTTCCATGATCGCCGTCATCTCCGGGTGGCGCCGGGCAAACGCGTACAGCTCGTAGCTCAGCAGCAGGATCCGCGGCGAGGCGGTGCTGTCGGCAAAGATGATGTTCACCACAGCATCGCACGCCTGGTCGCGGGTCTTCGCTGCGCGGATCTCGGCGGCGAAATTCTTCGAGACATCCTGCGAGAAGCGGGTGAATGCCGCGATCAGCAACTCATGCATGGAGCCGAAGTAGTACGTGGTCGCGCTCAGCGATACCTGCGCCTGTTCGGCCACCTTGCGAAAGGTCGTCCCCGCCACGCCGTGGTCGAGAACCACCTGCAAGGTGGCCTGCTCGATATGTTCTTTTCGATGTGGGTCTTGCTGCCAAGTCCTGCCGCTCATCTGTCTTCGCGCACGTGTCGACCGGAGCGATGGTAATCCAGAGTTGACTTGCCAATTGGTACAGATGTACAAATTGACGCAATCAGCTTTGCGCCGGCCGCAAAAAGGCAGCGAGAAGCATCGCTTTTTGTCACGAGGACTAGGTATGACGGATTCCGAAAAACACCAGGTCGACGTCGGCCGCAGGGCGACGCTGGGCGGTCTGGCCGCTGGCGGCGTGGTCATGGCAACCGGTGCAGGCGCCACGCCATCAGGCAACTGGCAACAGGGCAAATGGCTGAACGAGCCCAGATCGCACCGCATCGTGGGCGGCGATGTGTTGGAGGTCGTGACCGACAAGGGCACCGACTTCTGGCGCGAGACCCACTACGGCTTTACCCGCGATAGTGGGCATTTTCTCGGCATCGCGGCGCCGGCAGCGTTTACCTGCCAGCTGCGCGTCCGCGCCAAGTTCGAGCAGCTCTACGATCAGGCTGGTCTCATGATTCGCGTCAACGAGCGCCAGTGGGTCAAGGCGGGCATCGAGCTCAGCGACGGTCGGGCGATGCTCAGCAGCGTGCTTACCGATGGCAAATCGGATTGGGCTACCGGTCCGTACGAAGCCGATCCATCGGACTTCTGGATCCGCGCCACCGTCGACAAGGGCGTACTGCGCTTGCAGGTGTCCAAGGACGGCAGGTATTGGCCGCTGGTGCGGCTGTGCCCATTCCCGCTGGCCACCACGTATCTGGTAGGCCCGATGACCTGCACGCCAGAACGCGAGGGCTTGAAGGTTCACTTTTCCGACTGGACGTTGGGCCCAGTGCTAGGCAAGGATCTGCACGATCTTTCCTGATGGCATAGCGCAGCCAAAAACGGCTGCGCTCACCGTAAAACGGGGCGTGGCCGGTGCTCGACGGTCTCTGCGACAGATGCCGTGCCTATACTGAGTTGCTGAGTGTGCAGCCCATGCTCGCATGGCTAGCGCCTCTGTGTTTGGAGCCGCCCTTTGTGCCGGCTGTCGCCCAGCGGGCGATGGATTTGCAGTTGGATCATCGATGACATCTCGTACATCACCCCGCGCGGAACAGCACGCAACCCGCGCCGCGTTCTTCATTCCCGGATTCGCCGTATCGATCTGGGCGCCGCTGGTTCCCTTCGCCAAGCAACAATCGGCGTTGGATGAGGCGAGGCTTGGACTGGTACTGCTGTGCTTGGGTGCCGGGTCACTGATGGCAATGCCTGTCGCCGGGGCATGGGCATCACGTGCGGGCTTCAGGCGCGTGATGTTGGCCACCGTTGCCCTGATGTGTGTGGCATTGCCGTGTTTGAGCGCAATGCAATCGGCATTGGCGTTGGGTGCGATGTTGTTCGTGTTCGGTGCTGGCGTTGGCGCAATGGACTGCACGATGAACATGCAGGCGGTGGCGGTCGAACGCGACAGTGGAAAGGTGATGATGTCCGGCTTCCACGCCTTCTACAGCATCGGCGGCTTTGCCGGCGCCTTGCTGATGACGGTCCTGCTCAGCCTCGGCATCGCACCGACAACCGCTTCGACGTTCGGGGCGCTCACCGGTCTGATCGTCGCCGCGCTGGCCGCCCCGCATTGGAGAGCGGAGCAGGGCGCGCAGCAAGGGCCGCTGCTGGCCTGGCCGCGGGGCAGTGTGTTGTTTATCGGCATTCTGGCGTTCGTCGTGTTTCTCGCCGAAGGCACCATCCTGGACTGGAGCGCGGTCTTCCTGACGCAGGTTCGCAGTGCCGATGCCACCAAGGCGGGCGCAGGCTATGTGATCTTTGCCTTGACCATGACCGCCACGCGGCTGTTTGGCGACGCGCTGGTGGAACGCATGGGCCGCATCCGATCCATCATGCTCGGTGGACTGGGCGCCTGCGCGGGCTTCCTGATTGCAGTGCTGACGCCGTGGTGGCAGTTCTCGCTACTGGGCTATGCGCTGATCGGGCTGGGATGCGCCAACATCGC comes from Xanthomonas vesicatoria ATCC 35937 and encodes:
- a CDS encoding MFS transporter, which gives rise to MTSRTSPRAEQHATRAAFFIPGFAVSIWAPLVPFAKQQSALDEARLGLVLLCLGAGSLMAMPVAGAWASRAGFRRVMLATVALMCVALPCLSAMQSALALGAMLFVFGAGVGAMDCTMNMQAVAVERDSGKVMMSGFHAFYSIGGFAGALLMTVLLSLGIAPTTASTFGALTGLIVAALAAPHWRAEQGAQQGPLLAWPRGSVLFIGILAFVVFLAEGTILDWSAVFLTQVRSADATKAGAGYVIFALTMTATRLFGDALVERMGRIRSIMLGGLGACAGFLIAVLTPWWQFSLLGYALIGLGCANIAPALFSMAGQQRAMPEGMAITAMTTLGYAGVLAGPALIGFAAQGWGLTGALMLVAAAMCAVAISARWLQSEHAT
- a CDS encoding DUF1349 domain-containing protein — protein: MATGAGATPSGNWQQGKWLNEPRSHRIVGGDVLEVVTDKGTDFWRETHYGFTRDSGHFLGIAAPAAFTCQLRVRAKFEQLYDQAGLMIRVNERQWVKAGIELSDGRAMLSSVLTDGKSDWATGPYEADPSDFWIRATVDKGVLRLQVSKDGRYWPLVRLCPFPLATTYLVGPMTCTPEREGLKVHFSDWTLGPVLGKDLHDLS
- a CDS encoding TetR/AcrR family transcriptional regulator, translated to MSGRTWQQDPHRKEHIEQATLQVVLDHGVAGTTFRKVAEQAQVSLSATTYYFGSMHELLIAAFTRFSQDVSKNFAAEIRAAKTRDQACDAVVNIIFADSTASPRILLLSYELYAFARRHPEMTAIMEQWMARSRAALELHFSKPAASAIDALIEGMTIHRSVVRMTKKHVRNAVGQLALL